In one Flammeovirga yaeyamensis genomic region, the following are encoded:
- a CDS encoding sulfatase-like hydrolase/transferase, which translates to MKLKNQIITLLLMMSFSVMAQEKKNVIMILIDDIGAEAIGCYGTDDYKTPNIDRLAETGMKFENAHATPLCTPTRVKIMSGKYNSHNYKRFGFLPQHVKTFANAIKDAGYATAIAGKWQLSYGREKEDALKDPYHFGFDEYCLWNLTEKGLPRYKNAILTKNGKRLPSEGIYGPDVINSFVNDFVKKNKKKPFFVYYTMLLTHDPFQPTPGMPEYDTLSDLKYDDPKYFQSNVEYMDKMIGQIVENLKKNKLDKNTVIMFIGDNGTSTKVTTNWQGQQIRGAKGKSIQHGTHVPFVAYCPGFVKPQINENLVDLTDFYPTLMQITGAKAPETELNGISFYDQLVGKEPKEVRDFVFISSFGKKKYPGKQYAFNTKFKYYSSGAFYNIKKDPMEKKKLEVAQLKEKEKKQHDYLKARVDELKKPGDFSNMKKKKKGKGKGKGKGKGKKSHS; encoded by the coding sequence ATGAAATTGAAGAATCAAATTATTACTTTGCTCTTGATGATGTCATTCTCTGTAATGGCTCAGGAAAAGAAAAATGTCATCATGATTTTAATTGATGATATTGGAGCAGAAGCGATTGGTTGTTACGGAACGGACGATTATAAAACACCTAATATCGATCGTTTGGCAGAAACAGGTATGAAATTCGAAAACGCACATGCCACTCCGCTTTGTACACCTACACGTGTGAAAATCATGTCGGGTAAATACAATTCACATAATTATAAGCGTTTTGGTTTTTTGCCTCAGCATGTAAAAACGTTTGCCAATGCCATTAAAGATGCAGGTTATGCAACAGCTATTGCTGGTAAGTGGCAGCTTAGTTACGGAAGAGAAAAAGAGGATGCCTTAAAAGATCCTTACCACTTTGGTTTTGACGAATATTGTCTTTGGAACTTAACCGAGAAAGGTCTTCCTAGATACAAAAACGCCATTCTGACAAAAAACGGAAAACGTCTACCTTCTGAGGGTATCTATGGTCCAGATGTAATTAATAGTTTTGTAAACGATTTTGTGAAGAAGAATAAGAAAAAGCCATTCTTTGTGTACTATACCATGCTTCTTACACACGATCCTTTCCAACCAACACCGGGAATGCCTGAGTACGATACACTTTCTGATTTAAAATATGATGATCCGAAGTACTTCCAAAGCAATGTGGAATATATGGATAAGATGATTGGTCAGATTGTAGAAAACCTTAAGAAGAATAAACTGGATAAGAACACTGTCATCATGTTTATTGGCGATAACGGTACATCGACAAAAGTAACAACGAACTGGCAAGGACAACAAATTAGAGGAGCAAAAGGGAAATCGATTCAGCACGGTACACACGTTCCGTTTGTAGCTTATTGCCCTGGTTTTGTAAAACCTCAGATCAACGAAAACTTAGTAGATCTAACCGACTTCTATCCAACATTAATGCAGATTACTGGAGCAAAAGCACCGGAAACGGAATTAAACGGAATTAGCTTTTATGATCAATTGGTAGGGAAGGAACCTAAGGAAGTAAGAGACTTCGTATTTATCAGTTCGTTTGGTAAGAAGAAATACCCTGGTAAGCAATATGCTTTCAACACCAAATTCAAATACTATTCGAGTGGCGCTTTTTACAACATCAAAAAGGATCCAATGGAGAAGAAAAAGTTGGAAGTAGCTCAACTAAAGGAAAAAGAGAAAAAGCAACACGACTACCTAAAAGCTAGAGTAGATGAATTGAAAAAGCCGGGTGATTTTTCAAATATGAAAAAGAAGAAAAAAGGCAAAGGAAAAGGTAAGGGGAAAGGGAAAGGGAAAAAGTCCCACTCTTAA
- a CDS encoding beta-galactosidase yields the protein MKKTLLNIFFSLLAFTVIGQSKSVSVGHIDQKPVVMVDDAPVLFAGIQYWGLDHWNDGHWEEDIKNIKSLGLNGIRLNIAWDHIEENEGIFTFNQLDKLIDMIEKEDLYVILQFNQSAHEWKPKWFENKYNSKELLAKDIKGKPQYSRLSFASKPFKQHYYNYVRNTIAHVKGRKSIVAYSVYTEPHFADKEQWMDYNKYNREAFRDWVHKRYKTIENVNQAWGTTYANFHKVEPFRKNIPSNWEKMPTTDRKQFADWNLWNCIAKSDFIGGLIQECKKIDKETLYIQNMMWKWTSKYGANVALDPEINYSYADVIGINVYPLGKNAFKIEGAVNFIRTLFNNEKPVWLGEFSTKSGNPSTDQLNKMLEGCFDAGGTGFVYFTYNGQAEKGNEEYGIEHYGILDRHRQKKDAYYELKSYLSKYIKGKHSDILNQKIEKADVQFLWPQMNKIYGYLSENYNYNTYISAFIYATLENGWSIDVVSEFEVIQDDIDFNLPLLTISMPFTNKKVGNALRRQIRNKGLNVFINGRYSENIYSISGLVNHKGYPRLDNTTGVSFSSLEYGSDDKIQFSTGSSFSVLSDFPAQGTKVKILPSDNFKVLGKWQDGSPALIEKNIGSGKMIYMGTHFFHPDFNSDTQLKGKILELILHQLNDSTSDQSSNSRKGKSKKKRLINLNDKLYQIPLEGDGVYQVFTIEGKNVSKGSFSTHEYQINLNHIRSGKYLIKVQTSSDRQTDIIVLH from the coding sequence ATGAAAAAAACGTTACTAAATATATTCTTCTCACTCCTTGCCTTTACGGTAATTGGACAATCAAAATCTGTTAGTGTTGGGCACATCGATCAAAAGCCAGTGGTAATGGTGGATGATGCCCCTGTACTATTTGCAGGTATCCAATATTGGGGATTGGATCATTGGAATGATGGACATTGGGAAGAAGATATTAAAAACATCAAATCCTTGGGACTTAACGGTATTCGTCTGAATATTGCTTGGGATCATATAGAGGAGAATGAAGGTATTTTCACCTTTAATCAATTAGATAAATTGATAGACATGATTGAAAAAGAAGATTTGTATGTTATTCTTCAATTCAATCAATCGGCGCACGAATGGAAACCAAAATGGTTCGAGAACAAGTATAATTCTAAAGAATTATTGGCAAAAGATATCAAAGGAAAACCTCAGTACAGTCGTTTATCTTTTGCATCGAAACCATTCAAGCAGCATTACTACAACTATGTTAGAAACACTATTGCTCATGTAAAAGGACGAAAATCGATTGTGGCTTATTCGGTCTACACGGAACCTCATTTTGCAGATAAGGAACAATGGATGGACTACAACAAATACAATCGAGAAGCTTTCAGAGATTGGGTGCATAAAAGGTATAAAACCATTGAGAATGTTAACCAAGCTTGGGGAACCACTTATGCCAATTTCCATAAAGTGGAGCCTTTCAGAAAGAACATTCCTTCGAACTGGGAAAAAATGCCAACCACAGATCGCAAGCAATTTGCCGATTGGAATTTATGGAACTGTATTGCTAAATCAGACTTTATTGGTGGTTTAATCCAAGAGTGTAAAAAGATCGATAAAGAAACGCTCTACATCCAAAACATGATGTGGAAGTGGACAAGTAAATACGGAGCGAATGTCGCTTTAGATCCTGAAATAAATTACTCTTATGCCGATGTGATAGGGATTAATGTTTACCCTTTAGGAAAGAATGCATTCAAGATCGAAGGCGCTGTAAACTTTATCAGAACACTTTTTAATAACGAAAAGCCTGTTTGGTTGGGTGAGTTCAGTACGAAAAGTGGTAACCCATCAACCGATCAGTTGAACAAGATGTTGGAAGGATGCTTTGATGCAGGAGGTACTGGGTTTGTATACTTCACATATAATGGTCAGGCAGAAAAAGGCAATGAAGAATATGGTATTGAGCATTATGGTATACTCGATAGACATAGACAAAAGAAGGATGCCTATTACGAGTTAAAAAGCTACCTATCTAAATATATTAAAGGTAAACATTCTGATATCCTAAATCAGAAAATCGAAAAGGCTGATGTACAGTTTCTGTGGCCTCAGATGAACAAAATCTATGGGTATTTATCAGAAAATTATAATTACAATACGTACATCTCTGCATTTATCTATGCGACACTAGAAAATGGTTGGTCTATTGATGTGGTTTCTGAGTTCGAGGTTATTCAAGATGATATAGATTTCAACCTTCCACTCTTGACGATCTCTATGCCTTTCACCAATAAAAAGGTAGGCAATGCATTGAGAAGACAGATTAGGAATAAAGGTTTAAATGTATTTATCAATGGTCGATATTCGGAAAATATCTATTCTATTTCGGGCTTGGTAAATCATAAAGGATACCCTCGATTAGACAATACAACGGGGGTAAGTTTCTCATCTTTAGAATATGGGAGTGATGATAAAATCCAGTTTTCTACGGGTAGTTCATTCTCAGTTTTGAGCGATTTTCCTGCACAAGGTACCAAAGTAAAGATCCTTCCTTCGGACAATTTCAAAGTGTTAGGCAAATGGCAAGATGGTTCTCCTGCATTGATCGAGAAAAACATCGGATCTGGTAAAATGATCTACATGGGTACTCACTTTTTCCATCCCGATTTTAATTCGGATACACAGTTGAAAGGAAAAATATTAGAATTGATTTTACATCAACTCAACGATTCGACATCAGATCAATCGAGTAATTCTAGAAAAGGGAAGTCTAAAAAAAAAAGATTAATTAATCTCAACGATAAACTCTATCAAATTCCATTGGAAGGTGATGGAGTTTATCAGGTTTTCACTATCGAGGGAAAAAATGTTTCGAAGGGATCATTTTCAACTCATGAATATCAAATCAATCTGAATCATATTAGATCTGGCAAGTACCTGATAAAAGTGCAAACATCATCAGACCGACAGACAGATATAATAGTACTTCATTAA
- a CDS encoding SusC/RagA family TonB-linked outer membrane protein — MRMNTKNKYRQKTILHKLTLTLCSTLLLLLCKTNIFAQDALIQGVVKDEMTGETLIGANVTFKGTNIGTTTDIDGNFKLLKPISSDVLIVSYIGYRAKEIVVKHQSKITVHLKPDITQMEEVVVVGYDVQKKESVIGAIEQTSGEDLVMNRGNMSFTNSLVGLVSGITSIQGSGQPGESAAQIFIRGKSSWVDNSPLFLVDGIERDYEDIDPNEVESISVLKDASATAVFGTKGANGVILITTKQGEEGKPKFSFSTNVSFKEPVSNFYMADRASVMRMKNQALFNDGIFDPSAYYSNADIAKWENKVDPYMYPEVDWYDELVRDFGTTTNYNLNLSGGSQRINYFVSLSYANDGDIFKTEPNQYYDPGFNYERYNYRTNFKVKLTKTTNIKVGLAGSLSFKNQAGYGSSSDDDWAKSDFFKLIYYKAPTYVFPIHYADGNIGHDGGGSNPYLLLNYSGAHINKKNTQASDVTLEQKLDFITKGLSFTGKLSYNTAFDYKQNISNKSGRNSGFNVPSYLYTPTDTLRFPNPNYVVGPVNVGNQQLGGYKRNLYYEAAIRYHRNFNKHTVSGMGLFMRSQNISRINWPAFEESWIGRATYDYDQRYFVEVNGAYNGSEKFAPGLRFGFFPSFATGWIISNENFFKESRLYDAVDLFKIRYSYGESGYDKGVNRWTYLQLFEQGKNVYFGNPPSAFYTNQEGRAANPNATWERAVKMNLGIELELFSHLSVIVDLFNEQRSGILMERKTIPPWFGLDNPYENIGETKSRGFEVTLGWNQNITKDFNINAKAIGSFAQNRVVFRDDPQNMPDYLKDAGKPIGSDNILITDGIYQDWDDVYNSPGSVWGQENRIPGDRKYVDYNGDGVIDDLDKAVAAYQDYPMFTYSFQLGFQWKGVAFSSLFTGVNQVQKRVTDALLYEFTNADYEQANPGNMNAWRPDNRNTDVPILRSSNATRSHNQQPSNYQYQSAEYLRLKRVELSYTLSTKSMKKSSGIRGVTVYVGANNLFTITNMDERFDPEAATLSAYPLIRSYNTGLNIKF, encoded by the coding sequence ATGAGAATGAATACAAAAAATAAATATAGACAAAAAACGATACTACATAAGTTGACTCTAACATTGTGTAGTACGCTATTGTTGCTCCTCTGTAAAACTAACATATTCGCACAAGACGCTTTAATTCAAGGGGTAGTTAAAGATGAAATGACAGGAGAAACTTTAATAGGGGCCAATGTCACTTTTAAAGGAACGAACATAGGAACAACCACAGATATCGATGGTAATTTTAAACTCTTAAAACCCATATCATCTGATGTCCTAATCGTATCATATATAGGATATAGAGCGAAAGAGATTGTAGTAAAACATCAATCCAAAATTACAGTACACTTAAAGCCAGACATTACTCAAATGGAAGAAGTAGTAGTGGTAGGTTATGATGTGCAGAAAAAAGAAAGTGTAATTGGTGCCATCGAACAAACTTCTGGGGAAGATTTGGTGATGAACCGTGGTAACATGAGTTTTACCAACTCTTTAGTTGGTTTGGTATCGGGTATTACTTCCATCCAAGGATCGGGACAACCTGGGGAGTCTGCCGCTCAGATCTTTATTCGTGGTAAATCTTCTTGGGTAGACAATAGCCCTCTATTTTTAGTGGATGGTATCGAACGTGATTACGAAGATATTGATCCCAACGAAGTAGAAAGTATTTCTGTATTAAAGGATGCCTCTGCCACTGCCGTTTTTGGTACCAAAGGGGCCAATGGCGTGATATTGATTACCACCAAACAAGGTGAGGAAGGAAAGCCAAAGTTTAGTTTTTCGACCAACGTTTCCTTTAAAGAACCGGTATCAAATTTCTACATGGCCGACCGTGCTTCTGTAATGAGAATGAAGAATCAAGCATTGTTTAACGATGGGATTTTCGATCCATCGGCCTACTATTCTAATGCAGATATTGCCAAATGGGAAAACAAAGTCGATCCCTATATGTACCCCGAAGTCGATTGGTACGACGAGTTGGTAAGGGATTTTGGTACGACTACAAACTATAACTTAAACCTAAGTGGAGGTAGCCAAAGAATTAATTATTTTGTGTCGTTGAGTTACGCCAACGATGGAGATATTTTTAAGACAGAACCTAACCAATATTACGATCCTGGTTTTAACTACGAACGTTATAACTATCGTACCAACTTTAAAGTGAAGCTTACCAAAACGACCAACATTAAAGTAGGTCTAGCCGGTAGTTTATCCTTTAAAAATCAAGCAGGATATGGTAGTTCTAGTGATGACGATTGGGCAAAATCAGATTTCTTTAAGCTGATTTATTATAAAGCACCTACTTACGTTTTTCCTATTCATTATGCTGATGGTAATATCGGACATGATGGTGGTGGATCAAATCCTTATTTATTATTGAATTACAGTGGTGCACACATCAATAAAAAGAATACTCAAGCATCGGATGTTACACTAGAACAAAAGCTGGATTTTATCACAAAAGGATTATCCTTCACAGGTAAATTATCTTACAACACAGCATTTGATTATAAACAGAACATCTCGAATAAATCGGGCAGAAACTCAGGTTTTAATGTTCCGTCTTATTTATATACTCCAACAGATACACTTCGTTTTCCTAATCCTAATTATGTGGTAGGGCCGGTAAATGTAGGAAACCAACAATTAGGAGGCTATAAGAGAAATTTATATTACGAAGCGGCAATTAGATACCATAGAAACTTTAATAAGCATACTGTTTCGGGTATGGGATTGTTTATGCGTAGTCAAAATATAAGCAGAATCAATTGGCCTGCTTTTGAGGAAAGCTGGATTGGTAGAGCGACTTACGATTACGATCAACGTTATTTTGTAGAAGTGAATGGAGCCTACAATGGTTCAGAAAAATTTGCTCCTGGGTTACGATTTGGCTTCTTCCCTTCCTTCGCTACAGGTTGGATCATTTCCAACGAAAACTTTTTCAAAGAATCTCGCTTGTATGATGCCGTTGATCTCTTCAAAATCAGATACTCTTACGGTGAGTCAGGATATGATAAAGGCGTGAATAGATGGACTTATCTTCAATTATTTGAGCAGGGTAAAAATGTGTATTTCGGTAACCCTCCATCAGCTTTTTATACGAATCAAGAAGGACGTGCAGCTAACCCAAATGCTACTTGGGAAAGAGCAGTGAAGATGAACTTAGGTATTGAATTAGAGTTATTCTCTCATTTATCTGTGATCGTCGATTTATTCAACGAGCAACGTTCAGGTATTCTCATGGAAAGAAAGACCATTCCGCCTTGGTTTGGTTTGGATAATCCCTACGAGAACATTGGAGAGACCAAATCAAGAGGTTTTGAAGTGACGTTAGGATGGAATCAGAATATCACCAAAGACTTTAATATCAATGCGAAAGCGATTGGTAGTTTTGCTCAGAATAGAGTGGTCTTTAGAGATGATCCTCAGAATATGCCTGATTATCTTAAAGATGCTGGCAAGCCAATTGGATCAGACAACATCTTGATTACCGATGGTATTTATCAAGATTGGGATGATGTCTATAATTCTCCTGGTTCGGTTTGGGGACAAGAAAACAGGATTCCTGGCGATCGTAAATATGTGGATTATAACGGTGATGGAGTGATTGATGACTTAGACAAAGCAGTAGCGGCCTATCAAGATTATCCGATGTTTACTTACTCTTTCCAATTAGGATTCCAATGGAAGGGAGTAGCTTTTTCTAGTCTGTTTACTGGGGTAAATCAAGTTCAAAAAAGAGTAACTGATGCCTTGCTATATGAATTTACCAATGCCGACTATGAGCAAGCCAACCCAGGTAATATGAATGCATGGCGTCCAGACAACAGAAATACAGATGTACCGATTTTAAGATCAAGTAATGCTACAAGATCTCACAATCAGCAACCAAGTAATTATCAATATCAAAGTGCAGAATATTTAAGGTTAAAAAGGGTTGAATTGAGTTACACTCTCAGTACTAAATCCATGAAAAAAAGTTCTGGAATTCGAGGAGTAACGGTATATGTGGGGGCAAACAACCTCTTCACCATTACCAACATGGATGAGCGTTTTGACCCAGAAGCAGCCACACTTTCTGCCTATCCATTGATTAGGAGTTATAACACAGGTTTGAATATTAAATTCTAA
- a CDS encoding RagB/SusD family nutrient uptake outer membrane protein, giving the protein MILGLWCSSCERYLDSVEESIVTDEDIFSNFADFRAYLDHAYYGIFDFHLYKQNTAISTVSDQFQCPSNTAWQDYAKYVNTGLYDNGANAFEVGWQKSNGYGEASTLYNAMTALRVCNMVIERAEISDAITENQKKDLQGQAYFLRAFFHFEMIKRYGGFQYIDRVYQLDEDLDFERMTYEETTQRIVQDCDLAIELLPDNRSGRLYGRATGTMARFLKHVALLYDASPTMNISNGYGNSYNEEKSILAATAAWETINKATSAGFSLVNGLTKNEYSEIFYSRDVVASSETIFPKLKNGFIGYGSTLKQLYIPRSFGLNNNRYTLATHNLVQMFETVNGLAIEDDPTYDPQKPYENRDPRLGYSVLFHGSEQGIDVNGRPRVLDFSYDSEGDPLKNGEDITGAGPDIITGYYMRKFWPETANPWQQDGAYFMNWSYMRLTQAYLDYAEAANEAYGPNGKAPEANITAVDAINIVRARVGMPPVNAMYTTDKVTFRKRIWNERNVELNGEFQRWWDMRRWHVAHEAENRRIKGMRVTRNNTTQEETYQVIDVVGATRVFEEKHYWYPWPRDVIFMSNRFKQNPGW; this is encoded by the coding sequence ATGATACTCGGACTATGGTGTTCTTCTTGTGAAAGATACCTTGATAGTGTCGAAGAATCTATTGTTACGGACGAAGATATATTCTCTAATTTCGCAGATTTTAGAGCATATCTAGATCATGCATACTATGGCATTTTCGATTTTCATTTATATAAACAAAATACAGCAATTAGCACTGTTTCCGATCAGTTTCAATGTCCAAGTAATACGGCATGGCAAGACTATGCAAAGTATGTAAATACGGGCTTATACGATAATGGAGCAAATGCCTTTGAAGTCGGTTGGCAAAAATCAAATGGTTATGGTGAAGCGTCAACACTTTACAATGCCATGACTGCTTTGCGAGTTTGTAATATGGTCATCGAAAGAGCTGAAATATCAGATGCGATTACTGAAAATCAAAAGAAAGATCTTCAGGGACAAGCTTATTTTTTAAGAGCGTTTTTCCATTTTGAAATGATCAAACGATATGGTGGTTTTCAATATATCGACAGAGTGTATCAATTGGACGAAGACTTGGATTTCGAACGTATGACTTACGAAGAAACCACACAGCGTATAGTCCAAGATTGTGATTTGGCCATTGAATTGTTGCCTGATAATAGATCCGGTAGGTTATATGGAAGAGCAACGGGTACTATGGCTCGTTTCTTAAAGCATGTGGCTTTATTATACGATGCGAGCCCTACAATGAATATTTCAAATGGGTATGGCAACAGCTATAATGAGGAGAAAAGTATTTTAGCTGCCACCGCTGCTTGGGAAACCATCAATAAAGCAACAAGTGCAGGTTTTTCATTAGTCAATGGATTGACAAAAAATGAATACTCAGAGATTTTTTACAGTCGAGATGTTGTAGCCTCTTCAGAAACTATTTTTCCAAAACTGAAAAATGGATTTATTGGATATGGATCAACTTTAAAGCAATTGTATATCCCAAGATCATTTGGGTTAAATAATAACAGGTACACATTGGCGACTCACAACCTTGTACAAATGTTCGAGACGGTGAATGGTTTAGCTATTGAAGACGATCCTACTTACGATCCTCAAAAACCCTATGAAAATAGAGACCCTCGTTTAGGGTATTCGGTGTTATTTCACGGTTCTGAACAAGGAATTGATGTAAACGGTAGACCTAGAGTTTTGGATTTCTCTTATGATAGTGAAGGCGATCCATTAAAAAATGGCGAAGATATTACAGGTGCAGGACCTGATATTATCACTGGTTATTATATGAGAAAATTCTGGCCAGAAACCGCCAATCCTTGGCAACAAGATGGGGCTTATTTTATGAATTGGTCTTATATGAGACTGACCCAAGCATATTTGGATTATGCCGAAGCAGCCAATGAAGCGTATGGTCCAAATGGAAAAGCACCCGAAGCCAATATTACGGCTGTTGATGCCATTAATATTGTTCGTGCAAGAGTTGGTATGCCTCCTGTGAATGCTATGTATACTACTGATAAAGTGACTTTTAGAAAGAGAATTTGGAACGAAAGAAATGTAGAGTTAAATGGAGAATTTCAGCGATGGTGGGATATGCGTAGATGGCATGTGGCACACGAAGCAGAAAATCGAAGAATTAAAGGCATGAGGGTAACAAGAAACAACACGACTCAAGAAGAAACCTATCAGGTGATTGATGTGGTGGGAGCAACTCGTGTGTTCGAGGAAAAGCACTATTGGTATCCATGGCCTAGAGATGTCATTTTTATGAGTAACCGATTTAAACAGAATCCAGGTTGGTAA